A genomic window from Litoreibacter janthinus includes:
- a CDS encoding DUF1330 domain-containing protein: protein MSKGYLIAHIRVQDKEAFEEFKALSGAAIKSHNGKVLVRNPKPDHREGAAKGLAIVIEFESLEAAQAFYDSEAYSQARAVRERISETDLILVAGL from the coding sequence ATGTCCAAAGGTTATTTAATCGCGCACATTCGAGTGCAGGACAAAGAGGCCTTTGAAGAGTTCAAGGCTCTCTCAGGAGCGGCGATCAAATCGCACAATGGTAAAGTTCTTGTCCGAAATCCAAAGCCCGATCATCGTGAGGGGGCCGCGAAGGGCCTGGCAATCGTGATTGAATTCGAGTCTCTTGAAGCAGCGCAAGCGTTCTATGATTCAGAAGCTTACAGTCAAGCACGTGCTGTTAGAGAGAGGATTTCAGAAACGGATCTTATATTAGTCGCGGGTCTCTGA